In Amycolatopsis coloradensis, one genomic interval encodes:
- a CDS encoding GlxA family transcriptional regulator codes for MHTVAVLALDKVIPFDLSTPIEVFTRTRLADGSAGYRLLVCAEHPDVDAGHFTLRAPWGLEALREADTIIVPGTADPTGPLPETVRDALTSAAARGKRIASICSGTFVLAAAGLLDGLRATTHWVAAEALAAAYPGIEVDPDVLYVDNGQILTSAGAAAGLDLCLHLIRRDHGSAIAADAARLSVMALEREGGQAQFIALRHPPAPRGAALEPTLLWMQENLARELTLADIATRAGMSTRTLIRHFREQTGTTPLQWLHRARVRQAQHLLETTQYAVERIGAEVGFGSPTAFRDRFKRMTGVSPGTYRRAFR; via the coding sequence ATGCACACCGTCGCGGTCCTCGCCCTGGACAAGGTGATCCCGTTCGACCTCTCGACGCCGATCGAGGTCTTCACCCGGACCCGGCTCGCCGACGGCAGCGCCGGTTACCGGCTGCTCGTCTGCGCCGAACACCCGGACGTCGACGCCGGGCACTTCACCTTGCGCGCGCCGTGGGGACTGGAGGCGCTGCGCGAGGCCGACACGATCATCGTCCCCGGCACCGCGGATCCGACCGGACCGTTGCCGGAAACCGTCCGCGACGCGCTCACGTCGGCCGCCGCGAGAGGCAAGCGGATCGCCTCGATCTGTTCCGGCACCTTCGTTCTCGCCGCCGCGGGCCTGCTCGACGGCCTCCGCGCCACCACGCACTGGGTCGCCGCCGAAGCGCTGGCCGCGGCGTACCCCGGAATCGAGGTCGACCCGGACGTACTCTATGTCGACAACGGGCAGATCTTGACGTCCGCGGGCGCCGCCGCCGGCCTGGATCTGTGCCTGCACCTGATCCGGCGGGACCACGGCTCCGCGATCGCCGCCGACGCGGCCCGCCTTTCGGTCATGGCGCTGGAACGTGAGGGCGGGCAGGCGCAGTTCATCGCGTTGCGGCATCCGCCCGCTCCCCGCGGCGCGGCCTTGGAACCCACGCTCCTCTGGATGCAGGAGAATCTCGCGCGCGAACTCACCTTGGCCGACATCGCCACACGCGCCGGGATGAGCACGCGCACGTTGATCCGCCACTTCCGCGAGCAGACCGGGACGACACCATTGCAGTGGCTGCACCGGGCGAGAGTCCGGCAGGCGCAGCATCTGCTGGAGACCACTCAGTACGCCGTCGAACGAATTGGCGCCGAAGTCGGTTTCGGTTCGCCCACGGCGTTCCGCGACCGGTTCAAGCGCATGACGGGCGTCAGCCCCGGCACCTATCGACGCGCTTTCCGTTAA
- a CDS encoding HAMP domain-containing sensor histidine kinase: protein MRLLSGLRPRLILAFAAMTIIGAAAAAGASYVSARNAILKAVQDAAMDQLKDRVGAYDRPLSTPPTQDQLNDFAGSLRLNAVAVHGTLRSVNGPDLTRFSTELRRTVAGDIRIQFQRLDRDTGPELQVGLPVLTRQPDGSMGASGIEVYSLTSLVQQQQAIDELAKSAWQMAALVLPLAAALALLAARQVLRPVRALNTAAAQLGEGRLDVRLPAKGSDELAELVTTFNNTAAELERTVGEVRAMEADARRFVADVSHELRTPLAAMNAVTDVLDEDADTLPPDTAVAARLVSGETRRLTRLVQDLVEISRFDAGRAELVLDEWDLATAIRDSLDARGWREGEDLVTDLPEGVLARVDRRRLDLIVANLVGNAFRHGAAPVEVRLRAGDDGVILEVEDHGPGIDPEVLPHVFDRFTKADTARARSEGSGLGLAIALENARLHGGDITAADTGHGARFVLRLPHRTEGGTR, encoded by the coding sequence ATGAGGCTGCTCTCCGGGCTGCGGCCGCGGCTCATCCTGGCCTTCGCGGCGATGACGATCATCGGGGCGGCGGCCGCGGCGGGGGCCAGTTACGTCTCGGCGAGGAACGCGATCCTCAAGGCCGTCCAGGACGCGGCGATGGACCAGCTGAAGGACCGGGTCGGCGCCTACGACCGCCCACTGTCCACGCCACCGACCCAGGACCAGCTCAACGACTTCGCGGGCAGCCTGCGGTTGAACGCCGTCGCGGTCCACGGGACCCTGCGGTCGGTCAACGGCCCGGACCTGACCCGGTTCTCGACCGAACTGCGGCGGACGGTCGCGGGCGACATCCGGATCCAGTTCCAGCGGCTGGACCGCGACACCGGCCCCGAACTCCAGGTCGGCCTGCCGGTGCTGACGCGGCAGCCCGACGGGTCGATGGGGGCCAGCGGCATCGAGGTGTACTCGCTCACCTCGCTCGTCCAGCAGCAACAGGCCATCGACGAACTCGCGAAATCGGCCTGGCAGATGGCCGCGCTCGTCCTTCCGCTGGCCGCGGCGCTCGCCCTGCTCGCGGCGAGACAGGTGCTGAGACCGGTACGGGCGCTCAACACCGCCGCCGCCCAGCTCGGTGAGGGCAGGCTCGACGTCCGGCTGCCCGCCAAAGGGTCCGACGAGCTGGCCGAACTGGTCACGACCTTCAACAACACCGCCGCCGAACTGGAGCGCACCGTCGGGGAGGTGCGTGCCATGGAGGCCGACGCCCGCCGGTTCGTCGCCGACGTCTCGCACGAGCTCCGCACGCCACTCGCGGCGATGAACGCGGTCACCGACGTCCTCGACGAGGACGCGGACACCCTGCCGCCCGACACCGCCGTCGCGGCGCGGCTGGTCTCGGGCGAGACCCGGAGACTGACCCGGCTGGTCCAGGACCTGGTCGAGATCTCCCGGTTCGACGCGGGCCGCGCCGAACTCGTGCTCGACGAATGGGATCTCGCGACGGCGATCAGGGACAGCCTCGACGCCCGCGGCTGGCGCGAGGGCGAAGACCTGGTCACCGACCTGCCGGAAGGTGTCCTCGCCCGGGTCGACCGGCGGCGGCTCGACCTGATCGTGGCCAATCTCGTCGGCAACGCGTTCCGGCACGGCGCGGCGCCGGTCGAAGTCCGCCTGCGCGCCGGCGACGACGGCGTCATCCTGGAGGTCGAGGATCACGGGCCCGGCATCGATCCCGAGGTCCTGCCGCACGTGTTCGACCGGTTCACCAAGGCCGACACCGCCCGTGCCCGCTCCGAGGGCAGCGGGCTCGGCTTGGCGATCGCGCTGGAGAACGCTCGCCTGCACGGTGGCGACATCACCGCCGCCGACACCGGGCACGGCGCCCGGTTCGTCCTGCGCCTGCCGCACCGGACGGAAGGAGGGACGCGATGA
- the rnhA gene encoding ribonuclease HI, protein MAEVEIYTDGACSGNPGPGGWGAVLRYGTVEKEIYGGDPGPTTNNRMELTAPIEALESLKRRVTVDIYTDSTYVRNGITSWVRNWKNNGWMTSAKTPVKNADLWRRLDEAASRHDVEWHWVKGHAGHPENERADRLAVKGVEEVVGRPVIQPGERPARNR, encoded by the coding sequence GTGGCGGAAGTCGAGATCTACACCGATGGCGCGTGCAGCGGGAATCCCGGTCCCGGCGGCTGGGGCGCGGTGCTGCGGTACGGCACCGTCGAGAAGGAGATCTACGGCGGGGATCCCGGGCCGACCACGAACAACCGGATGGAATTGACCGCGCCCATCGAGGCGCTGGAAAGCCTGAAGCGCCGGGTCACCGTCGACATCTACACCGACAGCACCTACGTCCGGAACGGCATCACCAGCTGGGTGCGGAATTGGAAGAACAACGGCTGGATGACCTCGGCCAAGACACCGGTCAAGAACGCCGACCTGTGGCGCCGTCTCGACGAAGCCGCCTCACGGCACGACGTCGAATGGCATTGGGTCAAGGGCCACGCCGGGCATCCGGAGAACGAGCGGGCGGACCGGCTCGCCGTCAAAGGCGTGGAAGAGGTCGTCGGACGACCGGTGATCCAGCCCGGCGAGCGGCCCGCCCGGAATCGTTAG
- a CDS encoding response regulator transcription factor, whose amino-acid sequence MASVLVIEDDASVREGLELALRRQAHTVHTAESGELGLEKLRVFQPDIVVLDLMLPGIDGFETCRRIRSAGEVPIIMLTARSDDFDIVAGLEAGADDYVTKPIEPRVLDARIRAVLRRAVSEKPANDDAAGERHGGLVIDRAGLVVTKNGEPVSLTPTELKLLLELSRTPGQVYSRQQILSAVWDHDYLGDSRLVDACVQRLRAKIEDVPAKPEHVQTVRGFGYRFGRS is encoded by the coding sequence GTGGCAAGTGTCCTTGTGATCGAAGACGACGCGTCCGTGCGGGAGGGGCTGGAACTCGCGCTGCGCCGGCAGGCGCACACCGTCCACACCGCCGAGAGCGGTGAGCTCGGGCTGGAGAAACTGCGGGTGTTCCAGCCCGACATCGTCGTGCTGGACCTGATGCTCCCCGGCATCGACGGCTTCGAGACCTGCCGCCGCATCCGCTCGGCGGGCGAGGTGCCGATCATCATGCTCACCGCCCGCAGCGACGACTTCGACATCGTGGCCGGGCTGGAGGCAGGCGCCGACGACTACGTGACCAAGCCGATCGAACCCCGCGTGCTCGACGCCCGGATCCGGGCGGTGCTGCGGCGCGCGGTGAGCGAGAAGCCCGCGAACGACGACGCCGCCGGGGAGCGGCACGGCGGCCTGGTCATCGACCGGGCGGGGCTGGTGGTCACGAAGAACGGCGAACCGGTCTCGCTCACCCCGACCGAGCTGAAACTGCTGCTGGAGCTGTCTCGCACGCCAGGACAGGTCTACAGCCGCCAGCAGATCCTCTCCGCCGTCTGGGATCACGACTACCTCGGCGACTCCCGGCTGGTCGACGCCTGTGTCCAGCGGCTGCGCGCGAAGATCGAAGACGTTCCCGCTAAACCCGAACACGTCCAGACCGTCCGCGGCTTCGGGTACCGGTTCGGCCGTTCATGA
- a CDS encoding antibiotic biosynthesis monooxygenase family protein: MTVIVAGKVYVDPEERDRYVAGHQVIVEKARAHPGCLDVVISADTIEPGRVNIFEYWESEEVLNAWRAISPRPTYSAEIRDGEIFKHRVSCSGPPFD, encoded by the coding sequence ATGACCGTGATCGTGGCGGGCAAGGTGTACGTCGACCCGGAGGAACGGGACCGGTACGTGGCCGGGCACCAGGTGATCGTCGAGAAGGCGCGGGCCCACCCCGGGTGTCTCGACGTGGTGATCTCGGCGGACACGATCGAGCCGGGCCGGGTGAACATCTTCGAGTACTGGGAGTCGGAGGAGGTGCTGAACGCCTGGCGCGCGATCTCGCCGAGGCCGACGTACTCCGCCGAGATCCGGGACGGAGAGATCTTCAAGCACCGGGTTTCCTGTTCTGGGCCGCCGTTCGACTGA
- the dinB gene encoding DNA polymerase IV, with protein MTTEGSILHADLDSFYASVEQRDDPKLRGRPVIVGGGVVLAASYEAKAFGVRTAMGGGQARRLCPDAIVVPPRMHVYSAASKAVFEVFGNTTPLVEGISIDEAFLDVGGLLKIAGTPSRIAAKLRKDVLEQVGLPITVGVARTKFLAKVASGVAKPDGLLVVPHDKELEFLHPLPVERLWGVGKVTARKLRERGVTTVGQMEGFGEKELVRMLGRGVGAHLHALSHNDDPRRVQTGRRRRSIGAQHALGSRPRSPAELDAMLLTLADRLARRLRAAHRVCRTVVLRMRFADFTKATRSHTLMEATEQTGAIVAAARDLLAAARPLIDERGLTLIGLALTNLSKDDAIQLALPFGAKPRDALDSTLDTVRDRFGSKSITRAVHLGQAERPWVPLLPD; from the coding sequence ATGACGACCGAGGGTTCCATCCTGCATGCCGACCTGGACTCGTTCTACGCGTCGGTCGAGCAGCGTGACGACCCCAAGCTGCGCGGGCGGCCGGTCATCGTCGGCGGCGGTGTGGTGCTGGCGGCCAGTTACGAGGCCAAGGCGTTCGGTGTCCGCACGGCGATGGGCGGCGGCCAGGCGCGGCGGTTGTGCCCGGACGCGATCGTGGTTCCGCCCCGGATGCACGTGTATTCGGCGGCGAGCAAGGCGGTCTTCGAGGTCTTCGGCAACACGACGCCGCTCGTGGAAGGCATCTCGATCGACGAGGCCTTCCTCGACGTCGGCGGGCTGCTGAAGATCGCGGGTACTCCGAGCCGGATCGCGGCGAAGCTGCGCAAGGACGTCCTGGAGCAGGTCGGCCTGCCGATCACCGTGGGCGTTGCCAGGACGAAGTTCCTCGCGAAGGTGGCCAGCGGCGTCGCGAAACCCGACGGCCTCCTCGTCGTGCCGCACGACAAGGAGCTGGAGTTCCTGCACCCGCTTCCGGTCGAGCGGCTGTGGGGTGTCGGCAAGGTGACGGCGCGGAAGCTCCGCGAGCGCGGCGTGACGACGGTCGGGCAGATGGAGGGGTTCGGGGAGAAGGAACTCGTCCGGATGCTCGGCCGCGGCGTCGGGGCCCATCTGCACGCCCTGTCCCACAACGACGACCCTCGCCGCGTGCAGACGGGCCGTCGCCGCCGGTCGATCGGGGCGCAGCACGCGCTCGGGAGCAGGCCGCGGTCACCCGCCGAACTCGACGCGATGCTGCTGACCCTTGCCGATCGCCTCGCCCGTCGTCTGCGGGCGGCGCACCGGGTGTGCCGCACCGTCGTGCTGCGGATGCGGTTCGCCGACTTCACGAAGGCGACGCGTTCGCACACCCTCATGGAGGCGACGGAACAGACCGGCGCGATCGTCGCGGCGGCCCGTGACCTGCTCGCGGCGGCGAGACCGCTGATCGACGAACGCGGGCTCACGCTGATCGGGCTCGCGCTCACGAATCTGTCGAAGGACGACGCGATCCAGCTGGCCTTGCCGTTCGGGGCGAAGCCGAGGGACGCGCTCGATTCGACGCTCGACACCGTCCGGGACCGGTTCGGGTCGAAATCCATCACGCGTGCGGTGCATCTCGGGCAGGCCGAGCGGCCGTGGGTGCCGCTGCTGCCGGACTGA
- a CDS encoding phosphatase PAP2 family protein, translated as MALLTHEAKPTPARRPLPGRHAETRRTLSRAVFQLATGLGLAVAFLVTYVLFVHTSAGQLAENGVVRSAQSGQWSTMDWAGPLRDQDMVLVIGAAGIGLVVLALLRRKPGLLVPALSVLVLPLVAAQLLKLYVLVRPELPDGGRGPGHNSFPSGHVSAAMAILMALAFVLPQRFRPAIIGIGGVAVAWVASSTIALGWHRLSDTAGACLLAASFACLLAAWLTTRRRDLRRTPAFLVALAAVLPTVIVLIGFAVLSTATAGAAQFVAALVLAACAAVGVVLVALWPLRGSAFERRTGVETRVVGDLLETRLVTRR; from the coding sequence ATGGCCCTACTCACCCACGAAGCGAAGCCGACCCCCGCCCGCCGTCCGCTGCCGGGACGGCACGCCGAGACCCGGCGGACCCTGTCCAGGGCCGTGTTCCAGCTCGCCACCGGACTGGGACTGGCCGTCGCGTTCCTCGTGACCTATGTGCTCTTCGTGCACACGTCGGCCGGGCAGCTCGCGGAGAACGGCGTCGTCCGCAGCGCGCAGTCCGGCCAGTGGTCCACAATGGACTGGGCGGGACCGCTGCGTGACCAGGACATGGTGCTCGTGATCGGCGCCGCCGGGATCGGGCTGGTCGTCCTGGCGCTGCTCCGGCGCAAACCCGGCCTCCTGGTCCCCGCGCTGAGCGTCCTCGTGCTCCCGCTCGTCGCCGCGCAGTTGCTCAAGCTCTACGTCCTCGTCCGTCCCGAACTGCCCGACGGCGGCCGCGGGCCGGGGCACAACAGCTTCCCCAGCGGGCACGTCAGCGCCGCCATGGCCATTCTGATGGCGCTCGCTTTCGTTCTGCCGCAACGATTCCGCCCGGCGATCATCGGGATCGGCGGCGTCGCCGTCGCCTGGGTCGCGTCGTCGACCATCGCGCTGGGCTGGCATCGGCTCAGCGACACGGCGGGCGCCTGCCTGCTGGCTGCGTCGTTCGCCTGCCTGCTCGCCGCCTGGCTGACCACCCGGCGCCGGGACCTGCGCCGCACCCCCGCTTTCCTGGTCGCGCTGGCCGCGGTGCTGCCCACCGTGATCGTCCTGATCGGCTTCGCGGTGCTGAGCACGGCGACCGCCGGAGCCGCCCAGTTCGTCGCCGCGCTGGTGCTGGCCGCGTGCGCGGCGGTGGGTGTCGTGCTGGTCGCGTTATGGCCGTTGCGCGGCTCCGCGTTCGAACGGCGGACCGGCGTGGAGACCCGCGTGGTCGGCGATCTGCTCGAGACCCGCCTCGTGACCCGCCGCTGA
- a CDS encoding GGDEF domain-containing protein — MTLVSEFGKHDPDAVSVRPRGSLRDFADTVGLAAARVWRLRGRAWNTLRHPAGWELWRLPPAAVFWMLGTEIAVAAWALYSGFKASTTTTDLVRFGVIACCAIWYVVQTQHPEEQRRADDRRGEHIDQTAVWLGGGAVLLPPALSLALLLMVRVQRYSIAHKAMTTFLFTTAAHAASILGVHTITELTALHTWLESGTLPQRPGDIAVAAVALVGAALWYFASQTLLISIARGLAWGGWRRQKLIGSWADNADFVYALQLAACTTILGAVNIALVPLVMIGVALRSTRLSQVLADTIARSQRDRKTGLLTEDSFHAPAALRLLEDQTGRRPTAFLMLDLDHFKQWNDKYGHSGGDIVLGCVSAVLRQNTRSTDIVGRWGGEEFSVLLPDTTREEAMRIAERIRAAVAKTAITGLTELASGHATNEPRAVGPIHGCTVSIGVGLSPEHSTDYGELFRAADAAMYQAKRSGRNRVVVAPSAIPPSPRAPTSPLSRAGDSRRD, encoded by the coding sequence GTGACCCTCGTCAGCGAGTTCGGCAAGCACGACCCTGACGCGGTTTCGGTGCGGCCGCGCGGTTCGCTCCGGGATTTCGCCGACACCGTCGGCCTCGCCGCCGCCCGCGTCTGGCGGCTGCGTGGCCGTGCCTGGAACACCCTGCGGCATCCGGCGGGGTGGGAACTGTGGCGGCTGCCGCCCGCGGCGGTCTTCTGGATGCTCGGCACCGAGATCGCGGTCGCGGCCTGGGCGCTGTACAGCGGTTTCAAGGCCTCCACCACGACCACCGATCTCGTCCGCTTCGGCGTGATCGCGTGTTGCGCGATCTGGTACGTCGTCCAGACGCAGCATCCCGAGGAGCAGCGCCGAGCCGACGACCGGCGCGGCGAACACATCGACCAGACCGCCGTCTGGCTGGGCGGCGGGGCCGTTCTGCTGCCGCCCGCGTTGTCACTCGCGTTGCTGCTGATGGTGCGCGTGCAGCGCTACTCCATCGCGCACAAGGCGATGACGACGTTCCTCTTCACCACCGCCGCGCACGCCGCCTCCATTCTCGGCGTGCACACGATCACCGAACTGACGGCACTGCACACCTGGCTCGAATCGGGCACGCTCCCCCAGCGACCGGGTGACATCGCGGTCGCCGCCGTCGCGCTGGTGGGTGCCGCGCTCTGGTACTTCGCGTCGCAGACGCTCCTGATCAGCATCGCGCGCGGCCTCGCGTGGGGCGGCTGGCGGCGGCAGAAGCTGATCGGCAGCTGGGCCGACAACGCGGACTTCGTCTACGCGCTGCAACTCGCCGCGTGCACCACGATCCTCGGCGCGGTCAACATCGCGCTGGTGCCGCTCGTGATGATCGGGGTCGCGCTGCGGTCGACCCGGCTCTCGCAGGTGCTGGCGGACACGATCGCGCGCAGCCAGCGTGACCGGAAGACCGGACTGCTGACCGAGGACTCCTTCCACGCCCCCGCGGCCCTGCGGCTGCTCGAAGACCAGACCGGACGGCGGCCGACGGCGTTCCTGATGCTGGACCTCGACCATTTCAAGCAGTGGAACGACAAGTACGGGCATTCCGGCGGCGACATCGTGCTCGGGTGCGTCAGTGCCGTGCTGCGGCAGAACACCCGCTCCACCGACATCGTCGGGCGCTGGGGCGGCGAGGAGTTCTCGGTACTGCTGCCGGACACCACCCGCGAAGAAGCGATGCGGATCGCCGAGCGGATCCGGGCGGCCGTCGCGAAGACCGCCATCACCGGCCTGACCGAACTCGCCAGCGGGCACGCCACCAACGAGCCCCGCGCGGTGGGGCCGATCCACGGCTGCACCGTGTCGATCGGCGTCGGGCTCTCGCCCGAACACTCGACGGACTATGGCGAACTCTTCCGCGCGGCCGACGCGGCCATGTACCAAGCGAAACGAAGCGGGCGGAACCGGGTGGTCGTGGCGCCATCCGCGATTCCTCCTTCGCCGCGGGCTCCGACGTCTCCCTTGAGCCGAGCCGGAGACTCGCGCCGCGACTGA
- a CDS encoding DUF6010 family protein, with protein MMIIAPILVGLVYVVLMSLIHEPHRRRFNAVMVAGAGAAYLSGGGFGIWEFAFTALVTYVAYLGLESWTFIGIAWLLHTGWDVVHHLKGAPIIPFAEHSSFGCAICDPVIAIWCFAGGRSVTDFVRARVGSRRPRSSVG; from the coding sequence ATGATGATCATCGCGCCGATTCTCGTCGGCCTCGTCTACGTCGTGCTGATGTCGCTGATCCACGAACCGCACCGCCGCCGCTTCAACGCGGTCATGGTGGCGGGGGCGGGCGCCGCCTATCTGAGCGGTGGCGGCTTCGGGATCTGGGAGTTCGCGTTCACCGCGCTCGTGACCTATGTGGCTTACCTCGGCCTCGAATCCTGGACGTTCATCGGCATCGCCTGGCTGCTGCACACCGGCTGGGACGTCGTCCACCACCTCAAGGGCGCCCCGATCATCCCGTTCGCCGAGCATTCGTCGTTCGGCTGCGCGATCTGCGACCCGGTGATCGCGATCTGGTGTTTCGCCGGCGGACGATCGGTGACGGATTTCGTCCGCGCCCGTGTCGGTTCCCGGCGTCCGCGTTCGTCGGTGGGGTGA